In Maridesulfovibrio bastinii DSM 16055, a single genomic region encodes these proteins:
- a CDS encoding transposase, with protein MMTMLDVATLLGVGWDVVKDIFKRDLKHRFGKPKLSELKYIAIDEISVRKGHKYLTLVMDLKSGAVVLVGDGKGAEALLPFWTRLKRNKAKIKAVATDLIPAYIVAVLENLPRIPLVFDHFHVVKLMNDKLTEVRRKLHRELKDTMGNDVLKGTRWLLLKNPENLNADRDEQQHLEEDLRQI; from the coding sequence ATGATGACCATGCTTGATGTTGCAACTCTTCTTGGAGTCGGTTGGGATGTGGTTAAGGACATCTTCAAACGTGACCTGAAGCATCGGTTCGGGAAACCCAAGCTTTCGGAGTTAAAATACATTGCAATCGATGAAATCAGCGTACGTAAAGGACATAAGTACCTGACGCTGGTCATGGATTTGAAAAGCGGAGCTGTCGTGTTAGTGGGAGATGGAAAAGGAGCTGAAGCCTTGTTGCCTTTCTGGACAAGATTGAAACGCAACAAAGCCAAAATAAAAGCTGTAGCTACGGATCTCATTCCCGCATATATCGTTGCAGTTCTTGAGAATTTACCGCGAATCCCTCTCGTCTTTGACCATTTCCACGTGGTCAAACTCATGAATGATAAACTCACCGAAGTTCGGCGTAAGCTTCACCGGGAATTGAAAGATACGATGGGCAATGATGTGCTGAAAGGCACAAGATGGCTGCTTTTGAAAAATCCCGAAAATTTAAATGCGGATAGAGATGAACAGCAGCATCTGGAGGAAGACCTGCGTCAGATATGA
- a CDS encoding MarR family winged helix-turn-helix transcriptional regulator — MKCHLMTMNELIYKRDSLIGPNIIAVGQSLKRLFGQLMSEHGMSDVPVMPLSTLLQEGDGIRQHELAARLGVDNTAVVRVLLQLEKQGLVKREEDSSDRRAKLLKLTDRGRELAKRIVKIRKEVRQEIFKDVPVEDMEATERLLKIVGKSISEFKIQS, encoded by the coding sequence ATGAAATGTCATCTAATGACAATGAATGAATTAATTTACAAACGCGATTCCCTGATAGGTCCGAATATCATCGCGGTCGGACAATCCCTTAAACGTCTGTTCGGTCAACTGATGAGTGAACATGGAATGAGCGATGTTCCGGTTATGCCGCTGTCAACTCTTCTTCAGGAAGGTGACGGCATAAGGCAGCATGAGCTGGCCGCAAGGCTTGGTGTAGATAACACTGCGGTAGTAAGAGTTCTTCTTCAGCTTGAAAAACAAGGACTTGTAAAACGTGAGGAAGACAGCAGCGACCGCAGAGCCAAACTGCTCAAACTTACAGACAGAGGCCGTGAGCTGGCCAAAAGAATAGTGAAGATCAGAAAAGAAGTACGTCAGGAAATATTTAAAGATGTTCCAGTTGAAGATATGGAAGCAACAGAACGGCTTCTAAAAATTGTCGGAAAATCAATCTCAGAATTTAAAATCCAGTCCTGA
- a CDS encoding YkgJ family cysteine cluster protein, producing MVRRNKNKQGNKSRRSSSKRAFNKKADQFKIISQKIETEQRNIFLQELSEDSPDSKIKNLYQLIKNSYESLSAMLKELTLSPPLACKRGCTYCCINQVSLSEPEALFLGFHLLETRSTAQLHGLQEKTENLLLSLKNKSRHEIGMNRHLYPCLFLENGTCSIYEARPLVCRGWNSVNSDMCRQSNETGNAMAPIENHPLLRIIAESYQRGLMNGRRDMGLETGFLLLPRAVGLLLSGGIDKKIIDYSEKWLGGKPFFAESVQKIIPE from the coding sequence ATGGTACGCCGTAATAAAAACAAACAGGGGAATAAATCCCGGCGATCATCGTCCAAGCGGGCATTCAATAAAAAAGCTGACCAGTTTAAAATTATTTCCCAGAAGATAGAAACAGAACAGCGCAACATTTTTCTGCAGGAACTTTCGGAGGATTCACCGGATTCTAAAATAAAAAATCTATATCAGCTTATCAAAAATTCATACGAAAGCTTATCTGCAATGTTAAAGGAGCTAACTCTCTCCCCGCCTCTGGCCTGCAAACGTGGCTGCACGTACTGTTGTATCAATCAGGTTTCTCTTTCCGAACCGGAAGCACTGTTTCTGGGATTCCATCTGCTTGAGACAAGATCAACAGCTCAGTTGCACGGGCTTCAGGAAAAAACTGAAAATTTGCTGTTGAGTTTAAAGAACAAGAGCCGACATGAAATAGGAATGAACAGACATCTATATCCTTGTTTGTTTCTGGAAAACGGAACCTGCTCTATTTATGAAGCACGTCCACTGGTATGCAGAGGCTGGAACTCCGTAAACTCGGATATGTGCAGACAAAGTAATGAAACCGGTAATGCTATGGCCCCCATAGAAAATCATCCTTTATTAAGAATAATTGCTGAAAGTTATCAGCGTGGTCTTATGAACGGCAGAAGAGATATGGGACTGGAAACAGGATTTCTGCTGTTACCACGGGCAGTGGGGCTGCTTCTTTCTGGCGGTATCGATAAAAAAATTATCGATTATTCTGAAAAATGGCTGGGTGGAAAACCATTTTTTGCAGAATCTGTACAAAAAATCATACCCGAATAA
- a CDS encoding FUSC family protein — translation MSRFDIPADDVVYSLKNFCAAMLAFGIALYFNLPRPFWAISTVYVVSNPLSGASASKALYRLMGTLIGGIVTIAIIPPLAHSTEMLSAAIICWVSLCAYLGQLEPAPRNYVFHLAGYTILLTGLPVVDNPDQVFSLTLARVEEISISIICASLIHNLVFPKHAGTVLNAQIKSWMEKVTELSNDVFNRNSDSIKTRPEWHNLARSIVAMRPLTVQAAYDSSHHSDISRLLCALQDRIVRLPPLLSSIEDHIIHLKKSGFRQNKEFNQMLDEVRLAVVSGVLPPDTVNRLRRMARDIEKENYHPENSELIKASMAKRTDRFIELWNECSVLYEDIKKTEITERSKNIIKSSAGLRIFRDHRLAAFTAAATLLSIAVPMLFWVATGWTYGMLITQISGIFCCRWIGLDNPLILMKNTLISFVITAIISLTINFSLLPLVDGFLPLMLILGIFMIPAGAIRATIPLRIIGTLFCIFLPVTLELGSRITVNFEEMVNTDLALIFAVTCGIVITAIVKSAGAEPRARGLLHSGWRIIAGISSNADTDHETRLHNLLDLVSLWASRQIAIPENSKLRRHDLLRDLRVGYNIAELQKISKNSSAETKSILAELYSNVAMFYKKKQQYSDLSKIEFNIRDLKSLLSTDENSLNHRILALLASLSISLKDLPVHNEIQTEAINAGN, via the coding sequence ATGTCCCGCTTCGATATACCCGCAGACGATGTTGTTTATTCGCTGAAAAATTTCTGTGCGGCAATGCTGGCTTTCGGTATTGCTTTGTACTTCAATCTACCCAGACCATTCTGGGCCATTAGTACTGTTTACGTTGTCAGTAATCCACTTTCAGGGGCAAGTGCCTCAAAAGCCTTATACAGACTTATGGGCACTTTGATCGGTGGAATTGTCACCATAGCCATTATACCGCCCCTTGCACACTCAACAGAGATGCTTTCCGCAGCTATAATCTGCTGGGTATCATTATGCGCATATCTGGGACAGCTGGAACCGGCTCCCCGGAATTATGTATTTCACCTTGCCGGATATACGATTCTGCTGACCGGACTTCCGGTGGTTGATAATCCGGATCAGGTTTTCAGCCTGACCCTTGCCAGAGTTGAAGAAATAAGCATTTCAATTATCTGCGCATCGTTAATACACAATCTGGTGTTTCCAAAGCACGCGGGAACAGTTCTAAACGCTCAAATAAAAAGCTGGATGGAGAAAGTTACAGAGCTGAGTAATGATGTTTTTAACAGGAACTCAGACAGCATTAAAACAAGACCGGAATGGCATAATCTGGCTAGAAGCATCGTAGCCATGCGTCCTCTCACCGTACAAGCTGCTTACGACTCATCGCATCACAGTGATATTTCCAGACTGCTTTGTGCCTTGCAGGACCGTATAGTACGGCTGCCTCCGCTCCTATCAAGCATTGAAGATCATATTATACATCTTAAAAAATCCGGATTCAGGCAGAACAAGGAATTCAACCAGATGCTTGATGAAGTCCGCTTAGCGGTGGTCTCCGGAGTTTTACCTCCAGATACGGTGAACAGACTGAGAAGAATGGCCCGTGATATTGAAAAAGAAAATTACCATCCTGAGAATTCAGAGCTTATCAAAGCAAGCATGGCAAAAAGGACTGACAGATTTATTGAACTCTGGAACGAATGCTCTGTACTATATGAAGATATAAAAAAAACAGAAATTACAGAGCGCTCTAAAAATATCATAAAATCATCAGCCGGATTAAGAATCTTCCGGGATCATAGGCTGGCTGCATTTACAGCCGCAGCAACACTGCTCTCCATAGCCGTTCCCATGCTGTTCTGGGTCGCCACAGGCTGGACATACGGAATGCTGATAACCCAGATATCAGGCATATTCTGCTGCCGCTGGATAGGATTGGATAATCCTTTAATTCTAATGAAAAATACTCTCATATCATTTGTTATCACTGCGATAATCTCGCTGACAATAAACTTTTCCCTACTTCCGCTAGTTGACGGTTTTTTACCGCTGATGCTGATACTTGGAATATTCATGATTCCGGCCGGAGCTATCAGAGCGACCATACCTTTAAGAATCATCGGGACATTGTTCTGTATATTCCTCCCGGTAACCCTAGAGCTTGGAAGCAGAATAACTGTTAATTTCGAAGAAATGGTCAACACTGATCTGGCGCTCATCTTTGCTGTAACCTGCGGCATTGTCATTACAGCCATAGTAAAATCTGCCGGAGCAGAACCACGGGCAAGGGGGCTCCTGCATTCCGGCTGGAGAATCATAGCCGGCATATCTTCAAACGCGGACACTGATCATGAAACCAGACTGCATAATCTTCTGGATCTGGTTTCATTATGGGCTTCGAGACAAATAGCAATTCCGGAGAATTCTAAGCTGCGCAGGCACGACCTTCTGCGCGATCTTCGAGTAGGATATAACATTGCGGAACTACAGAAAATTTCAAAAAACTCTTCCGCTGAAACAAAAAGCATTCTGGCAGAATTATACAGTAACGTTGCCATGTTTTATAAAAAGAAACAGCAGTACTCTGACCTTAGTAAAATCGAGTTCAATATAAGAGATTTGAAATCATTATTATCTACGGATGAAAATTCACTTAACCACCGGATACTGGCCTTACTGGCATCTCTTTCAATCAGCCTGAAGGACCTGCCGGTACACAATGAAATTCAAACCGAGGCAATAAATGCAGGAAATTAA
- a CDS encoding efflux RND transporter periplasmic adaptor subunit has translation MKQMFKKSGSILLTMIMISFAGMLGMHIWNFYMESPWTRDGRICADVVHIAPDVSGLIDKVFVKDNQQVHKGDLLFQVDPKRYTLALEQAETEVESTKATLALTQKDYNRYKALASSQAVSAQRSQVAKTDLEQARAAYNNARTKLKLARLNLKRASVKAPVNGIITNFSLRPGNYAQAGQPVAALVDSESFYIAGYFEETKLSNIMENDPVRIDIMGSSEPLFGHVTSIAGGIQDNDNHSTSGLLANVEPTFAWVRLAQRIPVRIEIDKIPEGTRLIAGRTATVTVLDDKKDGLRKICFY, from the coding sequence ATGAAACAAATGTTTAAAAAATCAGGCAGTATTCTGCTGACAATGATCATGATATCTTTCGCCGGAATGCTTGGGATGCATATCTGGAATTTTTATATGGAATCACCATGGACAAGAGACGGACGTATCTGTGCGGATGTAGTTCATATAGCCCCCGATGTTTCAGGGCTGATTGATAAAGTTTTTGTAAAAGACAATCAGCAGGTCCATAAGGGAGATCTTCTTTTTCAGGTCGACCCCAAGCGGTATACACTTGCTCTGGAACAGGCCGAAACAGAAGTTGAAAGTACAAAGGCCACACTTGCCCTGACCCAAAAAGACTACAACAGATATAAAGCACTGGCTTCGAGTCAGGCCGTAAGTGCTCAGCGCAGTCAGGTGGCTAAAACAGATCTGGAACAGGCCAGAGCAGCCTATAACAATGCCCGGACAAAACTTAAACTTGCAAGACTCAATTTAAAACGTGCCAGCGTAAAAGCCCCGGTAAACGGTATTATAACCAACTTTTCCCTGCGCCCGGGAAACTATGCTCAGGCAGGACAGCCGGTAGCGGCTCTGGTTGATTCAGAGTCCTTTTATATAGCGGGATATTTTGAAGAAACAAAACTTTCAAATATAATGGAAAATGATCCGGTCAGAATCGACATTATGGGTTCCAGTGAACCCCTGTTCGGTCATGTCACAAGTATTGCCGGAGGCATTCAGGATAATGACAACCACAGCACATCAGGTCTTCTCGCCAATGTTGAACCAACCTTTGCATGGGTCCGGCTGGCACAGAGAATTCCGGTCCGCATCGAAATCGATAAAATTCCCGAAGGAACCAGACTCATAGCAGGAAGAACAGCAACAGTCACAGTACTTGACGACAAAAAAGACGGACTCAGAAAAATATGTTTCTATTAA
- a CDS encoding DUF1656 domain-containing protein translates to MQEINIYGMFIPVIAVIMLISLVQNWVACKILVRIGFYRLVWHKALFNLALFVTLLCLNVIIYNRYLI, encoded by the coding sequence ATGCAGGAAATTAATATTTACGGAATGTTTATCCCGGTAATAGCTGTAATTATGCTTATTTCGCTGGTCCAAAACTGGGTCGCCTGCAAAATTCTGGTCCGCATCGGTTTCTACAGGCTGGTATGGCACAAGGCCTTATTTAATCTGGCTCTTTTTGTAACCCTACTCTGCCTAAACGTTATTATCTACAACAGGTACTTGATATGA
- a CDS encoding acyltransferase family protein, translated as MGIIRLLLAIAVCNSHFELTALPMVDGHEAVLSFFAVSGFYMAMILDTRNYCARDFYKSRLHGLYPIYIFAVGVSAFLLFTLDIHPLVSRKEMLSVIADPAGFFLVMWTTFCTLGQELLFSLDFSNSGHLYFISKEMHSLYNVAFLVQGWSLSLETVFYLIAPFLVLRGDRSIFILSCISLIFRISIVNSSLADQSFFLRFFPADFWLFGFGILSYRFHRSLSDKACLIDCMAFVLLTVLVMTAGLAGKKVEPFLLPVSTIILQPYIFRLLKNVPVDRVIGKITYPFYLLHYTVIGLFEEYSDDPEGWQIFAVSLSAAIVVYIVFNLKSDVFKPWFGSPFGSVGGRFRRIKQNV; from the coding sequence TTGGGAATCATCAGGTTGTTACTTGCTATAGCAGTGTGTAACTCACATTTCGAATTAACTGCCTTACCTATGGTTGATGGACATGAAGCGGTTCTGTCCTTTTTTGCAGTTTCAGGTTTTTACATGGCTATGATTCTGGATACCAGAAATTATTGCGCCAGAGATTTTTATAAAAGCAGGTTACATGGACTGTATCCGATATATATTTTCGCTGTCGGTGTAAGTGCCTTTCTGTTGTTTACACTGGATATACATCCGCTTGTCAGCAGAAAGGAGATGCTTTCTGTTATTGCTGATCCGGCAGGTTTTTTTCTGGTCATGTGGACAACTTTCTGTACGCTTGGTCAGGAGCTGCTTTTCAGTCTTGATTTTTCAAATTCCGGGCATCTTTATTTCATCTCAAAAGAGATGCACAGCCTCTATAATGTTGCTTTTCTTGTACAGGGCTGGTCGCTTTCCCTTGAAACAGTTTTTTATTTAATAGCTCCGTTTCTGGTGTTGCGGGGTGACAGGTCCATCTTCATTCTAAGCTGCATAAGTCTCATTTTCAGAATCAGTATTGTAAATTCATCTCTGGCCGATCAAAGTTTTTTCCTGCGTTTTTTCCCGGCAGACTTCTGGTTGTTCGGGTTCGGTATCCTCTCATACAGGTTTCACCGCAGCTTATCTGATAAGGCTTGCCTGATTGACTGTATGGCTTTTGTTCTACTCACTGTTCTTGTTATGACCGCAGGCCTTGCCGGAAAAAAGGTTGAACCGTTTCTACTCCCGGTCAGCACTATCATTTTGCAGCCTTATATCTTCAGATTGTTAAAAAATGTGCCTGTAGATCGCGTTATCGGCAAAATTACCTACCCATTCTATCTGCTGCATTATACGGTGATAGGTCTTTTTGAAGAGTATTCTGATGATCCCGAAGGGTGGCAGATTTTTGCTGTTTCGCTTTCTGCTGCAATAGTTGTTTATATCGTTTTTAATTTGAAGTCTGATGTCTTTAAACCCTGGTTCGGTAGTCCTTTCGGTTCAGTCGGTGGCAGATTCAGGAGGATTAAGCAGAATGTGTAA
- a CDS encoding iron-containing alcohol dehydrogenase, producing MLLDFSFYNPTKIYFGKDSLENLKTELSNYGDTVLLAYGKTAIKKIALYDKVIEILKDSGKKVVELSGVMPNPMYSKMMEGCQLVRDNNVSLILAVGGGSVIDCAKAISAAAYCEEEPFQKYWLNFEEVSNKTVPVASILTMVGTGSEMNGGSVITHEETKIKSGRVFPPDMYPKFSILNPEYTFSVSRYQMLSGGFDTMSHLMEQYFTGEDINTTDYIIEGLLKSSIDNIKMALKDPEDYISRSNLMWNATMALNTVTGVSKAQDWQVHMIEHQLGAYTDCAHGMGLAAISLPYYRYIYSYGLDKFVRFATEVWGVSPEGKSKDAIAVEGLDALEKFMKECGMVTSIKELGATEEMLPKIAESTFILENGYKKLTTEEVLEILKKCF from the coding sequence ATGCTGCTTGATTTTTCTTTTTACAATCCTACAAAAATATATTTCGGAAAAGATTCGCTTGAAAACCTTAAAACTGAATTGTCAAATTATGGGGACACAGTTCTTCTGGCTTATGGAAAAACTGCCATTAAAAAAATCGCCCTTTATGATAAGGTGATTGAAATACTGAAAGATTCTGGCAAAAAAGTCGTCGAGCTTTCAGGTGTTATGCCTAACCCCATGTATTCCAAAATGATGGAAGGCTGCCAGCTCGTACGTGATAACAATGTCAGCCTCATTCTGGCTGTTGGTGGCGGATCTGTTATCGACTGCGCAAAAGCTATTTCCGCTGCCGCTTATTGCGAAGAAGAACCCTTCCAGAAGTATTGGCTTAATTTTGAAGAAGTCTCCAACAAGACTGTTCCTGTAGCTTCTATCCTTACAATGGTTGGAACAGGCTCCGAAATGAACGGCGGTTCGGTTATTACTCATGAGGAAACAAAAATTAAATCCGGCAGGGTTTTTCCCCCGGATATGTATCCCAAGTTCTCCATACTGAATCCGGAATACACTTTTTCCGTATCCAGATATCAGATGCTCAGTGGGGGATTCGATACCATGTCCCACCTCATGGAGCAGTATTTCACCGGTGAGGATATAAATACCACAGACTATATAATTGAAGGTCTTTTGAAATCTTCAATCGATAATATAAAAATGGCTCTTAAAGACCCTGAAGATTATATTTCAAGAAGTAATCTTATGTGGAACGCCACTATGGCACTCAATACCGTGACTGGTGTTTCCAAAGCTCAGGACTGGCAGGTGCATATGATTGAACACCAGCTTGGAGCATATACCGATTGCGCTCATGGAATGGGCCTTGCTGCTATCTCCTTGCCGTATTACCGCTATATCTATTCATACGGCCTTGATAAATTTGTCAGGTTTGCGACAGAAGTCTGGGGAGTTTCTCCTGAAGGTAAATCCAAGGATGCCATCGCTGTTGAAGGCCTTGATGCTCTTGAAAAGTTTATGAAAGAGTGCGGCATGGTAACTTCAATTAAAGAACTTGGAGCAACAGAAGAAATGCTTCCTAAAATTGCCGAATCAACTTTTATACTTGAAAACGGATATAAAAAACTGACAACCGAAGAAGTTCTTGAAATTTTGAAAAAGTGCTTCTAA
- a CDS encoding transposase: MNSSIWRKTCVRYEVSQTRKMLQHFWKAGYLVQEHPISSGPMEGTNNKIKTMKRQAYGYRDL; the protein is encoded by the coding sequence ATGAACAGCAGCATCTGGAGGAAGACCTGCGTCAGATATGAAGTCAGCCAAACAAGAAAGATGCTGCAACATTTTTGGAAAGCTGGATATCTCGTGCAAGAGCATCCCATCTCATCAGGACCAATGGAAGGAACGAATAACAAAATCAAAACCATGAAAAGACAGGCATATGGATACCGTGATCTGG
- a CDS encoding DUF362 domain-containing protein → MEKAKVYFTDFHTKAFGDGLPTKLKKMIKQAGIGDIDMNGRFVAIKLHFGELGNISYLRPNYSKAVADVVKEFGGKPFLTDCNTMYPGSRKNALEHLECAWENGFTPLTVGCPVLIGDGLKGTDDVEVPVEGGELVKKAKIGRTIMDADVFISLTHFKGHEMTGFGGTIKNIGMGCGSRAGKTEQHSNGKPNIDHELCVGCRTCFKECANNALEFDKETKKMSVNHDNCVGCGRCLGSCNFDAIAFEHNQAIENLNRKMAEYTKAVVDGRPQFHISLIVDVSPNCDCHGENDVPILPNLGMFASFDPLALDQACVDACMKAEPLPGSQLARNLADPDFEVHQDHFKNCRPESEWQTCLSHAEKIGLGTREYELIVVK, encoded by the coding sequence ATGGAAAAGGCTAAAGTTTATTTTACTGATTTCCACACAAAAGCTTTCGGTGACGGCCTGCCGACCAAACTTAAAAAAATGATAAAACAAGCCGGAATCGGCGACATTGATATGAATGGCAGATTCGTTGCTATTAAACTGCACTTCGGAGAACTTGGCAACATAAGCTACCTGAGACCGAACTATTCAAAAGCAGTTGCCGATGTTGTTAAAGAATTTGGTGGAAAACCTTTCCTTACAGACTGTAACACCATGTACCCCGGCAGCCGTAAAAACGCCCTTGAGCACCTTGAGTGCGCCTGGGAAAACGGTTTTACCCCCCTTACCGTAGGCTGCCCGGTACTGATAGGTGACGGCCTCAAGGGAACAGATGATGTTGAAGTTCCTGTTGAAGGCGGAGAGCTTGTAAAAAAAGCTAAAATCGGGCGTACCATAATGGACGCTGATGTTTTCATCAGCCTGACCCATTTTAAGGGCCATGAAATGACCGGATTCGGCGGAACAATCAAAAATATCGGCATGGGCTGCGGATCACGCGCCGGTAAGACCGAGCAGCACAGCAACGGTAAGCCGAATATTGACCATGAACTCTGCGTTGGTTGCCGGACCTGTTTCAAAGAGTGTGCTAACAATGCTCTTGAATTTGACAAGGAAACCAAGAAAATGTCCGTCAACCATGACAACTGTGTGGGATGCGGACGCTGCCTCGGTTCATGTAACTTCGATGCAATCGCTTTTGAGCACAATCAGGCAATTGAAAATCTGAACCGTAAAATGGCTGAGTATACCAAAGCAGTTGTTGACGGACGCCCGCAGTTCCATATTTCACTGATTGTGGATGTTTCACCTAACTGTGACTGCCACGGTGAAAACGATGTGCCTATTCTTCCTAACTTAGGCATGTTCGCTTCCTTTGATCCGCTTGCTCTTGATCAGGCTTGTGTTGACGCCTGTATGAAAGCCGAACCGCTTCCGGGAAGCCAGCTTGCAAGAAATCTGGCTGACCCTGATTTTGAAGTGCATCAGGATCACTTTAAAAACTGTAGACCTGAATCAGAATGGCAGACCTGCCTCTCCCATGCTGAAAAAATAGGTCTCGGAACCCGTGAGTATGAACTGATAGTCGTAAAATAG
- a CDS encoding SH3 domain-containing protein, producing MIFLSTMVLLSSCAGFKTPDTSAIHLADLDIFPQNASAFAFEGDKLLVSPAESAELAEDYKKSFFDPWHRSSPLIDSKDAFWALEAFAGHDIFGENTLKRNAEWLDKLKKLSSVSAYPVLHLPAVTVRNTSLKALPTNKPIFYDFKKGGEGFPFDYNQNSAVWAGTPLLVTHISADGLWLHVECRFAFGWIKVQDIAFVDSCFIKKYESLKLAAIVKDNIPLRGNNGFSVAAGRIGMLLPRSGDNHLLIPQRDIAGMAELKEVRIQSDQIADWPLPFTENNMAGLINQIMGQQYGWGGLYQDRDCSATTMDIFSVFGVGIPRNSSQQAAVGKIVDLSSLTIEEKTGVIAAQAIPFRTLLEKKGHIVLYLGEFNGHPAVLQTMWGIKTIDPDDGSEGRFIVGKTCITGLESGRDIPHADLPATLLIKGLKTMSFPLVDRGSSQVKSEP from the coding sequence ATGATTTTTCTTAGCACAATGGTGCTTCTTAGCTCCTGTGCAGGGTTCAAGACCCCTGACACAAGCGCTATACATCTTGCTGATCTGGATATCTTTCCGCAAAACGCTTCCGCCTTTGCTTTCGAGGGGGATAAGCTCCTTGTTTCTCCTGCTGAATCTGCTGAATTGGCTGAAGATTATAAAAAGTCATTTTTTGATCCGTGGCACCGGAGCTCTCCGCTAATAGACAGCAAGGACGCTTTCTGGGCTTTGGAAGCCTTTGCAGGGCATGATATTTTTGGTGAAAATACTTTAAAGAGAAATGCTGAATGGCTTGATAAATTAAAAAAATTAAGCAGCGTTTCAGCATATCCTGTTCTGCATTTGCCGGCTGTCACAGTGAGAAATACTTCGTTAAAAGCTCTCCCGACAAATAAACCTATTTTTTATGATTTCAAGAAAGGTGGCGAAGGTTTCCCCTTTGATTACAATCAGAACAGTGCTGTCTGGGCCGGGACTCCATTACTTGTGACCCATATATCCGCAGATGGGCTCTGGCTGCATGTGGAATGCCGGTTCGCTTTCGGCTGGATAAAGGTGCAGGATATTGCCTTTGTTGATAGCTGTTTCATCAAGAAATATGAGTCATTGAAACTTGCCGCCATTGTTAAAGATAATATTCCATTGCGAGGTAATAACGGATTCTCAGTTGCCGCAGGGCGGATAGGAATGCTGCTGCCTAGAAGTGGTGATAATCATCTGCTGATCCCGCAAAGAGATATAGCTGGTATGGCGGAATTAAAAGAGGTCAGGATTCAAAGTGACCAGATTGCTGACTGGCCGCTGCCTTTCACTGAAAATAATATGGCCGGACTCATCAATCAGATTATGGGACAACAGTATGGCTGGGGCGGGCTCTATCAGGACAGGGATTGCTCCGCCACAACTATGGATATTTTCAGTGTTTTTGGTGTCGGAATTCCCAGAAACTCAAGTCAGCAGGCTGCGGTTGGAAAAATTGTCGATTTGAGCAGTTTAACGATAGAAGAAAAAACCGGGGTTATTGCTGCGCAAGCCATTCCGTTTAGAACTCTGTTGGAAAAGAAAGGTCATATCGTGCTTTATCTGGGTGAATTTAATGGTCATCCGGCGGTACTCCAGACCATGTGGGGGATCAAAACAATTGACCCTGATGACGGCAGTGAAGGCCGCTTCATTGTCGGTAAAACGTGTATCACCGGCCTTGAATCCGGCAGAGACATTCCTCATGCTGATCTTCCGGCGACCCTGCTTATAAAAGGGCTTAAAACCATGTCTTTTCCTCTTGTGGATAGAGGCAGTTCACAGGTTAAGTCAGAACCATAA
- a CDS encoding transposase family protein: MSTSSIYHALGLSGYDYVRQDFISGNVLIYVKPKAKLVRCSRCKHRHVIHKGRSERWLRTVPVGIKPIWIIVDVPRVQCRKCGCIRRIKLSIVPHAACIRINSNVMSGRWSR; this comes from the coding sequence ATGTCCACGAGTTCCATCTACCACGCCTTGGGGCTGTCCGGCTATGACTATGTCCGGCAGGATTTCATTTCCGGAAACGTGCTTATTTATGTGAAGCCGAAAGCAAAGCTTGTAAGGTGTTCACGGTGCAAGCACCGCCATGTGATCCATAAAGGAAGAAGTGAGCGTTGGTTACGCACTGTCCCTGTTGGTATCAAGCCGATTTGGATCATTGTCGATGTGCCTCGTGTCCAGTGCCGTAAATGTGGCTGTATCAGACGTATTAAGCTTTCCATAGTGCCCCACGCCGCTTGTATACGCATAAATTCGAACGTTATGTCAGGTCGCTGGTCAAGATGA